A window of Elusimicrobiota bacterium contains these coding sequences:
- a CDS encoding aspartate 1-decarboxylase, translating into MFRKMAKSKIQLAKITGKNLNYLGSIRIDRKLMDLADIYPYEIVVVVNKTTGARFETYVLEGKKNSGCIELNGGAARLGEVSDELIIISYEYVEEEKAKRYKPKLVFLNKKNKPQKR; encoded by the coding sequence ATGTTTAGAAAAATGGCGAAGTCAAAAATCCAGCTTGCGAAAATTACCGGTAAAAATCTTAACTATCTCGGTTCAATCAGGATTGACAGAAAACTTATGGACCTTGCGGATATTTACCCGTATGAGATAGTAGTTGTTGTTAACAAAACAACAGGCGCAAGATTTGAAACGTATGTTCTTGAAGGCAAGAAAAATTCCGGCTGTATTGAATTAAACGGCGGCGCCGCAAGATTAGGTGAAGTTAGTGATGAGTTAATAATTATTTCATACGAATACGTTGAAGAAGAAAAGGCAAAAAGATACAAACCCAAACTTGTTTTTCTAAATAAAAAAAACAAACCGCAAAAAAGATAA
- a CDS encoding FAD-binding oxidoreductase, translating into MRIIEGKENILSGYLTYLQDESKLSFGDIEYLAFPENEKDVCDFLKFASSKNIPVTISGGKTGIVGGAVPLKGALMSVEKLNKILGVKKIGKEYCIRVQSGVKLSELNKYLETESFDNEKYMYPVDVTEQTAGIGGTISTNASGERSFKYGPTRNWVHSLRIVLADGNILDIERGKIFTDGFNMKIAVSENNVLKITVPKYKMPSVKNAAGYYAKENMDLIDIFIGSEGTLGVVTEIELVLTKRHENVMTLLAFFKSEPNAVNFFFECKQKLTSAIVFEYFDSGAFDLLRPKISDLPKDKNYAVFFEVEFNNDNLADISSTIEALLKKNNSTLDDTWGGFEKKDIEKIRQIRYSIPETINETIAKRKQTYPAIHKISADIAVPGDKLLNMIAYYKSKLKPLKLQYTIFGHIGENHLHMNILPKDDKEFVAAKELQLDFAKKAVALGGTVSAEHGIGKIKRQFLEIMYGKDGVKQMANIKKVFDCKCILNRGVMFSEEYLNA; encoded by the coding sequence ATGAGAATAATTGAAGGCAAAGAAAATATTCTATCGGGGTACTTAACATATTTACAGGACGAGTCAAAACTTTCGTTCGGCGATATTGAATATCTTGCTTTTCCTGAAAATGAAAAAGATGTTTGCGATTTTCTAAAATTCGCTTCGTCAAAAAATATTCCTGTTACAATTTCCGGCGGCAAAACCGGTATTGTTGGCGGCGCCGTGCCGTTAAAAGGCGCTTTAATGTCGGTTGAAAAACTCAACAAAATACTCGGAGTTAAAAAAATAGGCAAAGAATATTGTATTCGGGTGCAAAGCGGGGTCAAACTCAGTGAACTTAACAAATATTTAGAAACAGAAAGTTTTGATAACGAAAAGTACATGTATCCCGTAGACGTAACCGAGCAGACAGCAGGAATCGGCGGGACGATTTCAACAAATGCGTCAGGTGAAAGAAGTTTTAAGTATGGTCCCACCAGAAATTGGGTTCACTCTTTGAGAATCGTTTTAGCGGACGGAAATATATTAGATATTGAACGCGGCAAAATATTCACCGACGGTTTTAATATGAAAATAGCAGTTTCTGAAAATAATGTATTGAAAATAACGGTTCCTAAATATAAAATGCCTTCCGTTAAAAATGCTGCAGGTTATTACGCTAAAGAAAACATGGATTTGATTGATATTTTTATCGGCAGTGAAGGAACGCTTGGTGTTGTTACTGAAATAGAGCTTGTATTGACAAAAAGACATGAAAATGTAATGACATTACTTGCATTTTTTAAGAGCGAGCCGAACGCGGTAAACTTTTTCTTTGAGTGCAAGCAAAAACTCACATCCGCGATTGTTTTTGAGTATTTTGATAGCGGGGCGTTTGACCTGTTAAGACCGAAAATAAGCGATTTACCCAAAGATAAAAATTATGCCGTTTTTTTTGAAGTGGAGTTTAATAATGATAATCTTGCCGATATTTCCTCAACAATAGAAGCACTGCTTAAAAAGAATAATTCTACATTGGACGATACCTGGGGCGGTTTTGAAAAGAAAGATATTGAAAAAATCAGGCAGATAAGATACTCGATTCCCGAGACAATAAACGAAACAATTGCCAAAAGAAAACAAACATATCCTGCAATCCATAAAATTTCTGCGGATATCGCTGTTCCCGGAGATAAGCTTTTAAATATGATTGCATATTACAAATCAAAATTGAAACCGCTAAAATTACAATACACAATATTCGGTCATATAGGCGAAAACCATTTACATATGAATATATTACCAAAAGACGACAAAGAATTTGTTGCTGCAAAAGAACTTCAGCTCGATTTTGCTAAGAAAGCGGTTGCACTGGGTGGTACCGTTTCAGCCGAGCATGGTATCGGTAAAATCAAGCGCCAGTTTTTAGAGATAATGTATGGTAAAGACGGAGTAAAGCAGATGGCAAATATTAAAAAAGTATTTGACTGCAAGTGTATTTTGAATAGAGGCGTTATGTTTTCTGAGGAGTACCTTAATGCGTAA
- a CDS encoding beta-N-acetylhexosaminidase produces MKNMKYFIDYKTLPDELKQGVKQLCSEYPVSFEKCSDAKEICFTKYRNFGQVSKIKVCKSVKTITVNYSRKTDAFRALGRLFGEIKYPSKSDFSEKSQFEMTGIMLESSRNGVMTVDNVKAFLRRFALMGINVVLVYTEDTYEVPDEPFFGYLRGKYTQKELRALDDYAYNLGIEMFPCIQALAHLRQILQWDNSYRDVTDTDEILLVGEQKTYKLLEKMISAACAPYRSKRIHIGMDEAHGLGTGIYLERNGYRRKFDIMNEHLTKVCNICKHLGLKPMIWSDMFFRIGSKDNDYYDLNAKIPQDVIDNIPKNIELVYWDYHHKEAEFYKKFINMHRKLNKEPVVTPGAWNWNCFWSNLPFAYLTIEQCVKACREKNIRQTFLTTWGDDGMENDIYSTLPAAQFFAEMAYSGNVDRKKLETNFYGSCKADIESYELACRVDYPFGTKEPGTSNLSKWLLWDDLLIGLCEPQQNGLSFKKHYLDLLNGLKQKVGSDEASKRLNFPMQIAKTLSIKCDCRKHLVAAYKSGDKKKLEMLIKTEVIPLLSEIKKLWQIHREMWLATYKPFGLEVIEIRYGGLMARTESLITRLRQYIKGDIDNIPEFETKLIKFHGTSSKHLTRVYSYKRIATPSAIL; encoded by the coding sequence ATGAAAAATATGAAATATTTTATTGATTATAAAACATTACCTGACGAATTGAAGCAGGGCGTTAAACAACTTTGTAGCGAATATCCTGTAAGTTTTGAAAAATGTTCCGATGCAAAAGAGATATGTTTTACAAAATACAGAAATTTTGGACAGGTAAGTAAAATAAAGGTTTGCAAATCTGTCAAAACAATAACTGTAAATTATAGCCGCAAAACAGATGCATTCAGGGCGTTAGGACGGCTTTTCGGGGAGATAAAATATCCTTCAAAATCTGATTTTAGCGAGAAGTCTCAATTTGAAATGACAGGCATTATGCTGGAATCATCCAGAAACGGCGTTATGACAGTTGATAATGTAAAAGCGTTTTTAAGACGTTTTGCTCTTATGGGGATAAACGTCGTGTTAGTATATACAGAAGATACATATGAAGTACCCGATGAACCGTTTTTCGGTTATTTGCGCGGAAAATATACTCAAAAAGAGTTACGAGCATTAGATGATTATGCGTATAATCTTGGCATAGAAATGTTCCCGTGTATTCAGGCGCTGGCACATTTGCGGCAGATATTACAATGGGATAATTCATACAGAGATGTGACTGATACGGATGAAATTTTATTAGTTGGCGAACAAAAGACATATAAACTTTTAGAAAAGATGATTTCTGCTGCTTGTGCACCTTACAGATCAAAACGGATACACATAGGAATGGACGAAGCACATGGTTTGGGGACCGGCATATACCTTGAACGTAACGGCTATCGTCGTAAATTTGATATTATGAACGAACATCTGACAAAAGTTTGTAATATATGCAAGCATCTGGGATTGAAGCCCATGATTTGGAGCGATATGTTTTTCCGCATAGGCTCAAAGGATAATGATTATTATGATTTAAATGCTAAAATTCCTCAGGATGTTATTGATAATATACCGAAGAATATTGAGTTAGTTTATTGGGATTATCATCATAAGGAAGCAGAGTTTTATAAAAAATTTATAAATATGCATCGCAAGCTTAATAAAGAGCCTGTTGTTACGCCGGGAGCATGGAACTGGAATTGTTTCTGGAGTAATTTACCGTTTGCATATTTAACGATTGAACAATGTGTTAAAGCTTGCAGGGAAAAGAATATCCGGCAGACTTTTTTAACCACCTGGGGTGATGACGGTATGGAAAATGACATATATTCAACACTTCCGGCTGCCCAGTTTTTTGCTGAAATGGCATATTCCGGTAATGTTGATAGGAAAAAACTTGAAACAAATTTCTACGGTTCCTGCAAGGCTGATATTGAATCATATGAATTAGCTTGCAGAGTAGATTACCCGTTTGGTACTAAGGAACCGGGAACAAGCAACTTGTCAAAATGGCTTTTATGGGATGATTTGCTAATAGGATTATGCGAACCGCAACAAAATGGTCTTTCATTCAAAAAGCACTATTTAGATTTATTGAACGGGTTAAAACAAAAAGTCGGTAGTGATGAAGCATCAAAAAGGTTAAATTTTCCTATGCAAATAGCAAAAACACTTTCTATTAAATGCGACTGCCGAAAACATCTTGTTGCTGCATATAAGTCCGGAGATAAAAAGAAACTGGAAATGTTGATTAAAACAGAGGTCATCCCTTTATTAAGCGAAATAAAAAAACTCTGGCAAATTCATAGGGAAATGTGGCTTGCAACTTATAAACCGTTTGGTTTGGAAGTAATAGAAATAAGATACGGCGGATTAATGGCAAGAACAGAGAGTCTTATAACCCGACTTAGACAGTATATTAAAGGAGATATAGATAATATTCCGGAGTTTGAAACTAAACTGATTAAATTTCATGGGACATCATCAAAACATTTAACACGTGTTTATTCATATAAACGCATAGCAACACCAAGTGCGATACTTTAG
- a CDS encoding response regulator, giving the protein MITRKIFKVFIIDDDVSVMELFKHILEVDDIHTSVAYNDEEVMKKIPEIKPDLMIIDLMMPKKGGFHLLKELQQDEIAKSIPVIVVSGKFVDGTTSDFLQQQPNVRGFYTKPIDPVGFMLGVRKVLGGESV; this is encoded by the coding sequence ATGATAACCAGAAAAATATTTAAAGTATTTATTATTGATGATGATGTTAGTGTTATGGAGTTATTCAAACATATTCTTGAGGTGGACGATATTCACACTTCTGTTGCTTATAACGATGAAGAGGTAATGAAAAAAATTCCGGAAATAAAACCGGATTTAATGATTATTGATTTAATGATGCCCAAAAAAGGCGGGTTTCATCTTTTAAAGGAACTTCAACAAGATGAAATTGCAAAATCTATACCTGTAATAGTCGTTTCCGGCAAATTCGTTGATGGTACAACATCTGATTTTTTGCAGCAACAGCCGAATGTCCGAGGTTTTTATACCAAACCTATAGATCCTGTTGGTTTTATGTTGGGTGTAAGAAAGGTTTTAGGAGGGGAAAGTGTTTAA
- a CDS encoding fumarate hydratase, translated as MRNISAGKIIETVKNLFIEANFYLPEDVLLKIKTAGKKENNQRARKILNQLLENEKIARRERIPICQDTGTAVVFLEIGQDVHISGGSLTDAVNKGVRQAYKEGYLRKSIVSDPLERKNTGDNTPAIIHTEIVPGNKLKISVLPKGGGAENMSVIKMFLPSATAEDIKSFVVQTVKNADANACPPVVVGIGIGGTFDTVGLLAKKALLRDLNSSNPKERYKKLEKEICDSLNKTNIGPMALGGKTTALAVLIEVAPSHITSLPVAINIQCHANRHKTRIL; from the coding sequence ATGCGTAATATTTCAGCCGGTAAAATAATAGAAACAGTAAAGAATCTTTTTATTGAGGCGAATTTTTATTTGCCGGAAGATGTATTACTGAAAATAAAAACTGCCGGTAAAAAAGAAAATAATCAAAGGGCAAGGAAGATTTTAAATCAATTGTTAGAAAATGAAAAAATTGCTCGCCGTGAAAGAATTCCTATTTGTCAGGACACAGGAACAGCAGTTGTTTTTTTGGAAATCGGGCAGGATGTACATATTTCCGGCGGCAGTTTGACAGATGCAGTAAATAAAGGTGTCCGGCAGGCGTATAAAGAAGGCTATTTAAGGAAGTCTATTGTTTCGGACCCGCTTGAACGGAAAAATACAGGCGATAATACACCTGCGATTATTCATACGGAAATTGTTCCAGGTAATAAATTGAAAATATCAGTTCTTCCCAAAGGCGGCGGTGCAGAAAATATGTCCGTTATAAAAATGTTTTTACCGTCCGCAACTGCCGAAGATATAAAAAGTTTTGTAGTACAAACTGTGAAAAATGCAGATGCTAACGCTTGCCCGCCTGTAGTTGTCGGTATCGGTATAGGTGGAACATTTGATACCGTGGGGTTGCTTGCTAAAAAAGCGCTTTTAAGAGATTTGAATTCTTCAAATCCTAAAGAAAGGTATAAAAAACTGGAAAAAGAAATATGCGATTCTTTGAACAAAACTAATATAGGTCCGATGGCTTTAGGAGGTAAAACAACCGCTCTTGCCGTGTTGATTGAAGTCGCGCCGTCGCACATTACATCTTTGCCTGTAGCAATAAACATTCAATGTCATGCAAATCGACATAAAACCAGGATTTTATAA
- a CDS encoding NADP-dependent malic enzyme — protein sequence MAQKKVSKEELLAKAKKPGEDAMILHPFYQGKMQTLPKCTVSDFNDFAIWYSPGVAEPCLAINKNKELAYDYTWKGNTIAIISDGTRVLGLGDIGPEAAMPVMEGKALLFKYLGGVDAVPICLDTKDEDEFINICKKLQPSFGGFNLEDISQPKCFKILEVLRKECNIPVWHDDQQGTAAVTVAGLINALKIVNKKINKVKIAMNGAGASNINIARLIMSAGAEPGNIVMCDTKGTLHKGRTELEKTHKEKWEICKKTNSENIIGDKADAMKGADVLIALSTPGPDVIKKEWIKSMAKDAIVFVCANPIPEIWPWDAKEAGARVVATGRSDFPNQVNNSLGFPGIFRGTLDVRAKTITDEMCLAAAYELAKVQQDKGLDEEHILPTMDNWEIFPREAVAVGMKAIEQGVAQIKISSEELYKKAEKAIKNARESTQMLMKKGFIPPPPKK from the coding sequence ATGGCACAGAAAAAAGTTTCTAAAGAGGAATTACTGGCAAAGGCGAAGAAACCGGGCGAAGATGCAATGATATTGCATCCGTTTTATCAGGGGAAAATGCAAACTCTTCCCAAGTGTACCGTTTCCGATTTTAATGATTTTGCTATCTGGTATTCTCCCGGTGTCGCTGAACCCTGTTTGGCGATAAATAAAAACAAAGAACTTGCTTACGATTATACTTGGAAAGGAAATACAATAGCTATTATTAGTGACGGGACGCGGGTTCTCGGCCTGGGCGATATCGGACCCGAGGCAGCTATGCCGGTTATGGAAGGGAAGGCGTTACTTTTTAAGTATCTCGGCGGCGTGGACGCTGTCCCGATATGTCTTGATACAAAAGATGAAGATGAATTTATAAATATATGTAAAAAACTTCAGCCGTCGTTCGGCGGATTTAATCTTGAAGATATAAGTCAGCCGAAATGCTTTAAAATATTAGAAGTTTTACGTAAAGAATGTAATATTCCTGTTTGGCACGACGACCAGCAGGGAACAGCGGCGGTAACGGTCGCCGGATTAATTAATGCGCTTAAAATAGTAAATAAAAAAATTAATAAAGTAAAAATCGCAATGAACGGGGCAGGTGCTTCCAATATAAACATAGCGAGATTAATAATGTCGGCAGGGGCTGAACCGGGGAATATAGTAATGTGCGATACAAAAGGCACTTTGCATAAGGGAAGAACAGAATTAGAGAAAACTCACAAAGAAAAGTGGGAGATATGCAAAAAAACAAATTCAGAAAATATTATCGGCGATAAAGCAGATGCAATGAAAGGCGCCGATGTCTTAATTGCGCTTTCAACCCCGGGTCCTGATGTTATAAAAAAAGAATGGATAAAATCTATGGCGAAAGACGCGATTGTTTTTGTTTGTGCTAACCCAATCCCGGAAATATGGCCCTGGGACGCAAAAGAAGCAGGTGCAAGAGTTGTTGCAACAGGGCGGAGCGATTTCCCGAACCAGGTAAATAATTCTTTGGGTTTTCCGGGAATATTTCGCGGTACGCTGGATGTGAGAGCAAAAACAATAACTGACGAGATGTGTCTCGCCGCGGCATATGAACTTGCAAAAGTTCAGCAGGATAAAGGACTTGATGAAGAGCATATTTTACCGACAATGGATAACTGGGAAATTTTTCCGCGTGAGGCGGTTGCAGTAGGCATGAAAGCGATTGAACAGGGCGTGGCACAAATTAAAATTTCCAGTGAAGAATTATACAAGAAAGCAGAAAAGGCGATTAAAAATGCGCGCGAATCAACCCAGATGTTGATGAAGAAAGGATTTATTCCGCCTCCGCCAAAAAAGTAG
- a CDS encoding DUF2723 domain-containing protein → MCLVFLVSFFFYIVTLYPTVSVGDSGELITAAYTLGIPHPPGYPLWTILGKIFTIIIPFGNIAYRVNLMSAFFGALSCSIIYLVTKQISGLTDEQISDSYTYPLTRLPAKDSVEGLPAYLLTCLPALILAFSNSFWSQSVIAEVYTLNAFFVVLLIYLVIYFFYGKSTPLPVLQSKTRGEHPIIYLFAFIYGISVANHFIMFLFVPVFFIYLIWQNPKYFNLKIIILLIAISLFGLLLYIYLPIRSLINPPIDWGNPENLKNFIAHVGRFQYKGMELAAKVSLTTKLLYVKNIFVQSIQNFGIGFVIISIIGLYILVKENIKFAVLTILIFLANTVGLIIALNFKFTPQDIDAFIPYYLPAWIVVSIWIGFGIFKLVFVEKGTKINLATKSLILILLVLQLVANFKKNYNRYNFIAYDYPVDILKSVPKRSILYLQDEVDETIFTLSYVKNVLKKRQDVTVIDSYNNVFLPKFPGQKTAEYYSTVNIDKIKKSLVLCGLIWTVNKKAEGSPWVFYSGRIPEKVENYREQEVVARYPYFYGKFLMVSGKQKEGFLKLKESLETGPDLIWLNNNVGNIFRQNEYFDDAGITLNNTIHLDSTYSPAYYNLGLLFLQKKETDKAIEYFKKAYQYDKTDADSLSQISKIYQNNGYKYFLSEKLNEAINEYKKAMEYTPSEVDIYYNIGVIYSRLNDNKNVRQFFEKYLEINPGGKNAETIRKWLATN, encoded by the coding sequence ATGTGTTTGGTTTTTTTAGTCTCATTTTTCTTTTATATAGTTACATTATATCCTACTGTTTCAGTAGGAGATAGCGGTGAACTAATAACAGCTGCTTATACATTAGGTATTCCGCACCCTCCGGGTTATCCTCTTTGGACAATTCTTGGCAAAATATTCACGATAATAATTCCTTTTGGTAATATAGCATATCGCGTAAACTTAATGTCAGCTTTCTTTGGAGCGTTAAGTTGCAGTATAATATATTTGGTTACAAAGCAGATAAGCGGATTAACAGATGAGCAGATAAGTGATTCATATACTTACCCGCTTACCCGCTTGCCCGCCAAAGATTCAGTGGAGGGCTTACCCGCTTACCTGCTTACATGCCTCCCAGCTCTAATTCTTGCTTTTTCCAACAGTTTCTGGTCACAATCGGTAATTGCCGAAGTCTATACACTTAATGCTTTTTTTGTAGTTTTACTCATTTACTTAGTTATCTACTTTTTCTACGGAAAAAGTACCCCCCTGCCAGTTTTGCAAAGCAAAACTAGGGGGGAACACCCAATTATTTACCTCTTTGCATTTATTTACGGGATATCTGTTGCAAACCATTTCATAATGTTTCTTTTTGTTCCTGTGTTTTTTATATATTTAATATGGCAGAATCCAAAATATTTTAATCTGAAAATAATTATATTATTAATTGCAATTTCTCTTTTTGGATTGTTGTTATATATTTATTTACCGATTCGCTCATTAATAAATCCACCTATTGACTGGGGGAATCCTGAAAATCTTAAGAATTTTATCGCACATGTAGGACGGTTTCAATATAAAGGTATGGAATTGGCAGCAAAAGTCAGTTTGACAACAAAACTTCTTTATGTTAAAAATATTTTTGTTCAAAGTATACAAAATTTTGGGATTGGATTTGTAATTATTTCAATAATAGGACTTTATATCCTGGTTAAGGAAAATATTAAATTTGCCGTTCTGACAATTCTTATATTTTTGGCAAATACAGTCGGTTTAATAATTGCACTGAATTTCAAATTTACTCCGCAGGATATAGATGCTTTTATTCCATATTATCTCCCTGCTTGGATTGTTGTTTCTATATGGATTGGTTTTGGTATTTTTAAATTAGTTTTTGTTGAAAAAGGCACAAAAATTAATCTTGCGACGAAGTCGCTTATTTTAATATTGCTTGTTTTACAGCTTGTTGCTAATTTTAAGAAAAATTATAATAGATATAATTTTATCGCTTATGATTACCCGGTTGATATATTGAAATCTGTTCCTAAAAGAAGTATATTATATTTGCAGGATGAAGTTGACGAGACAATTTTTACACTTTCTTATGTAAAAAATGTTCTTAAAAAAAGACAGGATGTTACAGTTATCGATTCGTATAATAATGTTTTTTTGCCCAAGTTCCCCGGACAGAAAACAGCAGAATATTATTCCACAGTAAATATTGATAAAATAAAGAAATCGTTAGTATTGTGTGGACTAATTTGGACAGTTAATAAAAAAGCGGAGGGTTCACCTTGGGTTTTTTATTCAGGACGGATACCGGAAAAAGTTGAAAATTACAGGGAACAGGAAGTTGTTGCAAGATACCCGTATTTTTACGGTAAGTTTTTGATGGTGTCCGGGAAACAAAAAGAAGGGTTTTTAAAATTAAAAGAATCACTTGAAACCGGACCTGACCTTATTTGGCTCAATAATAATGTCGGTAATATTTTCAGGCAGAATGAATATTTTGATGATGCGGGTATAACGTTAAATAATACAATTCATCTGGATTCTACATATTCGCCGGCATATTACAATTTAGGGCTTTTGTTTTTACAGAAAAAAGAGACTGATAAAGCGATTGAATATTTCAAAAAAGCATATCAATATGACAAAACTGACGCTGATTCTCTTTCCCAGATTTCAAAAATTTATCAGAATAACGGATACAAGTATTTTTTGAGTGAAAAACTTAACGAAGCGATTAACGAATATAAAAAAGCGATGGAATACACACCTTCTGAAGTAGATATTTATTACAATATCGGTGTGATTTATAGCCGGTTAAATGATAATAAAAATGTACGTCAGTTTTTTGAAAAATATTTAGAAATAAACCCAGGAGGTAAAAATGCAGAAACAATCAGAAAATGGCTTGCAACAAACTAA
- a CDS encoding lactate racemase domain-containing protein has translation MANTKYEKDITLSYGDKLLSGFIPHETVTSGKFIPLILPKKMAVIKDVKGALVDALENPIGDQKSLSKLIKDNYKNGDIAIIVDDHERPNIHTRLLLPILIDRLTSVHKISSEKIKVVIATGTHRPSSIEEIKKILGEEMFPKVNYVVHKCRENNVEVGKVDNQVIRIDSAVFNSDITILLTDIDNHYFTGVSGGPKAFCPGVSDMETITYEHLKMFGEFGFAHNVDLGNINNNPVFETKKKIVKVVIESLRKHGREVYSTTSIVDPEGDLVYLKGGETFESHLAAAKMLKSVWTVNIKERADIVISGAGHWGINLYQMGKATHCAYHAVKNGGIILNVAPCNDGWGNEEFKNLMKIGMAELNKYKDRDIGIRKASAIVVDKVKSDYRIGKQKPVDIFQILYYVGWGNIHIIQDGIPETDYNILPFMFWGDKKQPVEERLRSWLEKYLQDKTIIVTDNPNYLIKVL, from the coding sequence ATGGCAAATACCAAGTATGAAAAAGATATCACATTATCATATGGCGACAAGTTACTTTCAGGTTTTATTCCGCATGAAACAGTTACGAGCGGTAAATTTATCCCTTTGATTTTACCGAAAAAGATGGCTGTGATTAAAGATGTAAAAGGTGCACTGGTTGATGCACTCGAAAACCCTATCGGCGACCAAAAATCGTTAAGTAAACTTATAAAAGATAATTATAAAAACGGCGATATTGCAATAATTGTTGATGACCACGAAAGACCTAACATTCACACGAGATTACTCCTGCCTATTTTAATTGACAGACTTACTTCTGTTCATAAAATCTCGTCTGAAAAAATTAAAGTAGTAATAGCGACCGGTACTCACAGGCCTTCTTCAATAGAAGAAATAAAAAAGATATTAGGCGAAGAAATGTTCCCGAAGGTAAATTATGTAGTACACAAATGCCGTGAAAATAATGTTGAAGTCGGGAAAGTGGATAATCAAGTAATAAGGATTGATAGTGCAGTTTTCAATTCCGATATAACAATTTTACTTACAGATATAGATAATCATTATTTTACGGGTGTATCTGGAGGACCTAAGGCGTTTTGCCCGGGGGTCAGCGATATGGAGACAATCACTTACGAGCACTTAAAAATGTTCGGCGAGTTTGGGTTCGCTCATAACGTGGATTTAGGTAATATTAACAACAACCCGGTATTTGAAACAAAGAAAAAAATAGTGAAAGTGGTTATAGAGTCGTTAAGGAAACACGGGCGAGAAGTTTATTCTACAACTTCTATTGTTGACCCTGAGGGTGACCTTGTATATCTTAAAGGTGGTGAAACTTTTGAGAGTCACCTGGCAGCAGCCAAGATGCTTAAAAGTGTATGGACTGTAAACATTAAAGAACGGGCTGATATTGTTATATCCGGTGCTGGCCACTGGGGCATTAATTTATATCAGATGGGGAAAGCGACGCATTGCGCTTATCATGCCGTGAAAAATGGCGGGATTATTTTGAATGTCGCACCGTGCAACGATGGCTGGGGTAACGAAGAATTTAAGAATCTCATGAAAATAGGTATGGCTGAACTTAATAAGTATAAAGACAGGGACATTGGAATCAGGAAAGCGAGTGCGATTGTTGTAGATAAAGTGAAAAGTGATTATAGAATAGGGAAACAGAAACCGGTTGATATTTTCCAGATACTTTATTACGTCGGCTGGGGCAACATTCATATAATTCAGGATGGTATACCTGAAACAGATTATAATATTTTACCGTTTATGTTTTGGGGTGACAAAAAACAACCCGTTGAAGAGCGATTAAGGTCCTGGCTGGAAAAATATCTACAGGATAAAACAATAATAGTTACAGATAACCCGAATTATTTGATAAAAGTATTATAA